ggatgttacatttggtataagagctttgttttcaaaatgatttttggggtctaAGGGGGGTAAGCTTGTGTAATTTTGGCTTATATAGTCATGACTTAAGTTGTGTGGTTTGAACAGCTGAAAAATGTGGCGCGCACAAGCTATGACAAATctaagaagaagaaataaagttGGAGCTGATGAGATCACGCATGTGATTCAGTGGATGGTGGATGCCATACAGCCTATTACAGCGCAAACCAAAGCTGTGGTCGCACCTACTCGTCTTATGACCATGGGAGACTTTATGAGAGACAGGCCAACCAAATTCTCAGGCAAGGCCACTCCTGATGAGGCGGATGCATATAAGTTATCTTTCGTCACCTTCCTGCTGGTGACAGATGTTGAATATTGCTAGGTCGGGATGCAGCACTTGATGTAGACTCGAGAGGAAGCGATAAGTTAGAACTCCTTCAGGACGAGATTCCTGGAGAAATACTTCCCTGATAGTGCCAAACATGAGAGGGAAGTTGAATTCCTCACATTCCAGCAGGGGAAACTGAATGTGCAAGCATACACAGACAAGTTTGAGTACTTGGCGAGATTCTACTTGCCCGCTGTCATTGAGGAGTGGAGGTGCAAAAAATATGAGGGCAGACTGAAACATGAGTTGCGCTGATTCTTAGTACCACTCCGATCGAGTAGCTGGAGATGGGGCCCAACAGAGTGGCACGATCACAGAAGACTATTACAAAATCACGACAGCAGAAGAAGCCTTACAATTGTCCGCAAACTTCAGCTAGGAAATTATAGTGTCTTAACTGTGGGGGAGAGCATCTGGGGAGGGATTATCCAAAACCCTTTGGCAGCTTAGGGTGGTGTTAGCACTGGTAAGTGCTAGGTGTGTGATCAGACAAGACACTTTGCTTGACAGTGTCCCAATAAGAAACCAGCTGGAGGTGTGCCAGCAAAGAAGCCAGTTAGAGAGCGGCCTAGAGCACTAGGGCGCATGTTTGCATTGACGACCACCGAGACGACTCAATCAGGTAATCTCGTGCAGAAAACTTGTATGGTTTTTGGTAACAATGTGGTGGCGTTGTTTGATTCAGGAGCCACCCATTCATTCATGTCT
This portion of the Vigna unguiculata cultivar IT97K-499-35 chromosome 6, ASM411807v1, whole genome shotgun sequence genome encodes:
- the LOC114188358 gene encoding uncharacterized protein LOC114188358 — encoded protein: MTNLRRRNKVGADEITHVIQWMVDAIQPITAQTKAVVAPTRLMTMGDFMRDRPTKFSGKATPDEADAYKLSFVTFLLCPNKKPAGGVPAKKPVRERPRALGRMFALTTTETTQSGNLVQKTCMVFGNNVVALFDSGATHSFMSNECVRGLELILRELGCELIVVTRASVEESTTSVCVGCPMEVACRRFKANLICLPMEGLEVILEID